Within Sandaracinaceae bacterium, the genomic segment AAGGAGACGGTGTAGAGCGCGGCGCCGAGCAGGCTCGTGGGGACCAGGTAGCCGGCCACGCGCTCGTGGCCGAAGCGACAGAAGGTCAGCCCGGCGAACGCCAGCCCGAGGACCAGCCACGGGCCAGGGCTGTGCACGAGCGGGTGTCCTCGCCACGCCATCACGGCGAGGTAGGCGCCCATCGCGAGCGCGATCACCACGAGCGAGATCCAGCTCAGTCGCGCGCGGCGATCGCGCGCCGCGTCCCCGTGCCGGGGTGGTCTCACCCACCGCGGCAAACGATCCCAGCTGTCCATTCCTTCGCCCATCGGTCCCCCGTGCCCGGAATGAAGCAGTCGACGTGCCAAGAGGGCCGCGGGAACAAAGCCCGCGCTGCGGGCCCGATCGTGGGGTCGGCCCGACAGAGGACCGTCGGGTCCTCCCGGTGGGCCCTGCCGCGGCTGGCCACCGGGCCTCCCTGCACTAGGATTGCGGCATGCCGACCGTGGTGCTCTTCGACGTGGACGGGACGCTCCTCACCTGCGGGGGTGCCGGCCGCGTGGCGATGGAGGCGGCCTTCCGCGAGGCCGTGGGGCGCGACGACGTCTGCCGGTTCTCGTTCGCCGGTCACACCGACCGCGCCATCGCGCGAGAGGGTCTCCGCGGCGCCGGGCTCGAGCCGGACGAGGCGGCCATCGACGCGTTCCTCGAGCGCTACCTCGGGCACCTCGAGCCCGCGCTCGATCGCAGCGAGGGCTACTCCGTCTTCGCCGGCGTTACCGTCTTGCTCGACGCGCTCGAGGGGCGCGACGGTTGGGCGATCGGCCTCGGCACGGGGAACGTGGAGCGGGGCGCGCGGGCGAAGCTGCGCCGGGGCGGGCTCGACCCGCGCTTCGGCTTCGGCGGCTTCGGCTGCGACCACGAGGAGCGGCCTCGCCTCATCGCGGCGGGCGCGGCGCGTGGCGCGCAGCGGCTGGGCGTCGCGGTGGAGTCGTGCCGGGTCGTCGTGATCGGAGACACCATCCGCGACGTCGACGCGGCGCGCGCGATCGGCGCGGAGTGTCTGGCCGTCGCGACCGGATCGGCCTCGGTCGAGACGCTCCGCGAGCACGGCGCGACGCTGACGGTCGCCGCGCTGACGGACGCCCCGGTCCGCGCGTTCCTCGAGCTCTGAATCACCAGAGGAGCGCGTCGCCAGCCACCATGAACGCGAGCAGGGCGAGGACCTTGGAGAGCGTCCACGTGATCGCGAGCGAGAGGCCCGCCGCCCACGTCAGCGCGTGATGCAGCTCCGAGCCCGTCCGCTCGTGAAGCTGCGCACAGAGCCCGAGCGTGAGCGCCGCTTCGAACACCGCGGCCTTGCTCGCGAGCCAGTAGGCGAGGATCGAGCCGCCGCCCGAGGAGCCCGGGCCCAGCGGGTAGCCCAGCATGGCCTCCGAGCCCCCGGCCACGAGCACGAGCCCGAAGAGCAGCACCAGCAGTCCGCCGCAGCCGAGGCCTCCGCGACCGAAGACCGGCAGCGCGCCGTCGGGCTCGCGGTTCGCGGCGAGCCACGCGGCGAGCCCCAGCAAGCTGAGCGAGACGCAGGTGATCGCGAACCCGATGAGCCACGCGCCGCCGCCCGCGATCGCGTCGATCAGGCGCGCCGGCTCGGTGAGCGAGAGCGCGAGCGAGAATGAATCGTCGTTCATTTTCTCGTTGACTCCGCCAGCCCGCCAAGTACGTTCGCCCGCATGAGCGCTTCGGAGCAACGCTACCCGGTCTTGCGCACGAAGGTCGACACGAGCGGCGAGACCTTCGCCCAGAACCGCGAGCAGAACCTCGCCTCGGTCGCGAAGCTGGACCAGGCGCTGGCGAAGTCCCGCGAAGGCGGAGGCGAGAAGTACGTCGAGCGTCACCTGGGCAAAGGCAAGCTCCTCCCGCGTCAGCGGATCGAGCTGCTGCTGGATCGCGACGCGCACTTCCTCGAGATCGCCCCCGTCGCGGGCCACAACGTGCGTGGACACGCGACCGGCGCGTCGCTCGTGGGCGGCGTCGGCGTCGTCAGCGGCGTGGAGTGCATGATCAGCGCGTCGGAGGCGACGGTGAAGGGCGGCGCGATCAGCGAGCTGGGCGTGGCCAAGACCATGCGGCTCGCGGAGATCGCCGAGCAGAATCGGCTGCCTTCGATCAGCCTGATGGAGTCGGCGGGCGCGGATCTTCCCAACCAGTCGAAGATCTTCGTGCCGGGGGGACGCGGCTTCCGGGACCTCACGCGCCGCAGCGAGGCGCGCACCCCGACCGTCTGCCTAGTCTTCGGGTCGTCGACCGCGGGCGGCGCCTACGTGCCGGGGATGAGCGACTACGTGGTGATGGTGAAGGAGCAGGCGCAGGTCTACCTGGGCGGGCCGCCGCTCGTGAAGATGGCCATCGGCGAGGAGACCACGCACGAGGAGCTGGGCGGCGCCGAGATGCACAGCCGGGTCAGCGGGGTCAGCGACTACCTCGCGGAGGACGAGGTGGACGCGATCCGCATCGGCCGCGAGATCATGGCGCACCTCGACTGGAAGAAGGCGAGCGCGCCGACCCCGCGCGAGATCGAAGCGCCCTTGTACGACCCCGAGGACCTCCTCGGCATCGCGAGCCCCGACATCAAGGTGCCGTTCGACGCGCGCGAGGTCATCGCGCGGATCGTCGACGGATCCCGCTTCAGCGAGTTCAAGCCGCTGTACGGGAGCACGCTCGTCTGCGGCTGGGCCCACGTGCACGGCCACCCGGTCGGCATCCTCGCCAACAACGGCATCCTCTTCACCGACAGCTCGAACAAGGGCGCGCAGTTCATCCAGCTGTGCAACCAGAGCGACGTCCCGCTCCTGTACCTGCAGAACATCACCGGCTTCATGGTCGGCACGAAGGTCGAGCAAGAGGGCATCATCAAGGCGGGCGCCAAGCTCATCAACGCGGTGTCGAACAGCACCGTGCCCGCGATCACGATCATGATGGGCGCGAGCTACGGCGCGGGGAACTACGGCATGTGCGGCCGGGCGTACGAGCCGCGGTTCCTCTTCACCTGGCCCAACCACCGCATCGCCGTCATGGGCGGCAAGCAGCTCGCGGGGGTGCTCGACCTCGTCAAGCGCGAGGCGGCGGCGAAGAAGGGCCTCGAGGTCGACGAGCAACAGCTGAACGTCGCCAAGCAGATGATCGAGGGCCAGGTCG encodes:
- a CDS encoding haloacid dehalogenase-like hydrolase gives rise to the protein MPTVVLFDVDGTLLTCGGAGRVAMEAAFREAVGRDDVCRFSFAGHTDRAIAREGLRGAGLEPDEAAIDAFLERYLGHLEPALDRSEGYSVFAGVTVLLDALEGRDGWAIGLGTGNVERGARAKLRRGGLDPRFGFGGFGCDHEERPRLIAAGAARGAQRLGVAVESCRVVVIGDTIRDVDAARAIGAECLAVATGSASVETLREHGATLTVAALTDAPVRAFLEL
- a CDS encoding carboxyl transferase domain-containing protein, with product MSASEQRYPVLRTKVDTSGETFAQNREQNLASVAKLDQALAKSREGGGEKYVERHLGKGKLLPRQRIELLLDRDAHFLEIAPVAGHNVRGHATGASLVGGVGVVSGVECMISASEATVKGGAISELGVAKTMRLAEIAEQNRLPSISLMESAGADLPNQSKIFVPGGRGFRDLTRRSEARTPTVCLVFGSSTAGGAYVPGMSDYVVMVKEQAQVYLGGPPLVKMAIGEETTHEELGGAEMHSRVSGVSDYLAEDEVDAIRIGREIMAHLDWKKASAPTPREIEAPLYDPEDLLGIASPDIKVPFDAREVIARIVDGSRFSEFKPLYGSTLVCGWAHVHGHPVGILANNGILFTDSSNKGAQFIQLCNQSDVPLLYLQNITGFMVGTKVEQEGIIKAGAKLINAVSNSTVPAITIMMGASYGAGNYGMCGRAYEPRFLFTWPNHRIAVMGGKQLAGVLDLVKREAAAKKGLEVDEQQLNVAKQMIEGQVDNESDAFFASARLWDDGIIDPRDTRDVVGLCLSTTYNAPVAGTTSWGVFRH